The window CGTGTCACTTAGGCTATCTGCAAAGGAGTTGTTGAATGACCCTTTTCTCCAAATCGATGGTTGTGGATCTGATTTGAGACCGTCAGAGCCTGGGATTGAAGTTCATGGCTTAGGACCCATGATGAGGCTACCTTATCTTGAGCTTCATGACAATACTAATTCCTACAGTAATGGATACTTAAACGGTTATGGCTATGAGGCTCAAAATGAATGGGAATATCATCCGGTTGAGGTTGAACCGAGTGGAATTGAACTTTTTGAGCATCATGATGAGCATCCTGCAAATGTTGACATAAGTATAAAAGGAAAGTGGGGAGATGACGGTGGTATCTTTTTAAGAATCCGAATTGCAGATAAAGAAGGTTAgtgaatttctttctttcctcttaTTTATCATTTCCTTGAATTGCTAACTTTCATGTCGTTTATTTTTCCTAGCAAATGTCCATCCTAGCTAccactttaattatatatatttgcagGTCGAATCCGAAACATATATTTCCCATTCGACATTGAAACTGATACAGCTTTGAGCGTGGCAACTGAAATGGTTGCCGAACTTGATATCAACGATCAAGACGTGACAAAGATAGCAGATATGATTGATGGGGAGATTGCTGCCTTGGTACCCGAATGGAAGTCAGGGCCAGGCATAGAGGAAACACCCTGCTTTGCAAATCAAACTGTTTGTCACAATTGTGCTTCCACTCGTACCTCTAATGGTTCGTTCATGGAGTTTTTGTCAAATAATCCATGTTGTAGCCATGGTTGTGCTTCAATGCATGGAAGGTTCGGGGAGATCACATTTCAAGTGGATGAATCTGAGGACCATATAACAGAAAGGGCACCAAACATAGTGAGCCAACCGGACTACTCGCACCATCAGGAAATTTGGGGTCAACAAGAAAGCCGGCAGCTTACTCCAATAGGCTCTGGAAGAAGTCATTCGGATGAAGAGTATTACAATTTTGATCAGCCAGTCCCAGAAAAGAATGCTAAAGAAATAAACATGGAAAATGGAATTCCAGATGGAGGGAAGTCATTTCGGCACCACACAGGTTCTGGTTCCTTTAGCAGACTGACTTCATTGTACAATGACCTTGCAGACAACAATGAGAATGAAATCCAGCAAGACTTAAGATGGCTTAAAGCAAAGTACCAAATGGAATTGAGGAAACTTCGAGATGAGCAATTAGGAATCGCAGTGAAACCTTCAACTTCAAGGAATGGAGAAGGGATAACAAGTAATcaggtttcttcatcttcaatgTCGAATTCATTTCAAGAAGACAGCAATGGAGATGTCTCGAAATCTCTTCCTAAGCAGGTCAGTCATAATTTGCATGGTCATGCCAGTAAGAGCTGCGCTCTTTCAGATACGCGAAGGCACCGGAATCACAAATTAATGACTCGATCCCCAAGACCAGAGGATATGGTCACTGTCAACAATTCCTGCACCGGGCCATTGCTTCCACACTCGCTTCACAGGACAACTTCCCTACCAGTCGATGCTGTTGACGTATAACATTTTGAGAAATCCATTCTTTTATAGATTCCTTGTACTCATTATAGAGGCACTACTGTTAATATATTCACCCTTTTTTGGCCGAGCTCTATCAATGCCCATCCTCATTGTGCTTATTTGCCTTCAGACTCTTTATTACACACGCACGCACCCAAAAAAAGGGACAAACAAGTTATATCCAATGAGTTGAGATGTAAAATCGACAAGTGTGATGAGTAGTTGAGAGACCACTTGCATCATTCCATTTGGCCTGGACAGTGGCAGCTACCAAGCAATGAGATGGAGTTCATGATTGCATAAAGAAATATGCAGTCATGTAGGGTTAGAAGGATGCTGAAGTGCAAAGAGGACTTGATGACACGCGTTGAAATATACATGAAAACTGCCAAAAAGAGGAGGTATTGTTAGCTATCATGAGATGACTTAAAATCATTGAAGCTTGAAGAACCAACCAAGTGTAATATTCCTCGACTGAATTGGAGTCCATGAGCAGCATCAACTCATCTATAAATTTACCAAGACCAGAACATCTAAAATGCACGTCCCACTGGGAATCAAAGTAATGAGCAGAGGAGCAGATGCGAAGGGATGTAGTGAATTTACTTCGAATGTCAGTTCGAGGGGTTCGCCTGAGTGCCCCAGCTGGGCAGCTACCTGTAGAGCCCACAATTTATGGCAATAATGGAGAGGTTCTTCAAAGAGAAGGAAACCCAGCATGGCCCACTAAAGCAAAGATTGTTCATTCATGCTGATCTACTCACAGGAGCAGTTTGGTtccattaataataatacacGGTCCACCTATCACCTATGACCTCAGTTTGCGATGGCTTCGAGGCTTGCTTTTAGTGTTAAATATTCAAATCTATCTATAAACCCCCCACCTTGTAAGATTAGGTTGTACAAAAATTGTACTCTTTCGAGTACTGGCATGCACCATGCTGcgtcaagaaaaaacaaatcattttcaCGTAATTGTTTTAAGAAATGCTGGCCGTGTGTGGAGTATGATCGTGACTGTGAAGGAGGTAGATGGTACagttaaaatgtgtttttttttaatgtaaaaatatattaaaataatattttatttatttattaaaattttagttttgataatagcacttgaaaacaaaaaaaaataataatactgaaacagttaatttgaagaaaaaaattcaaaaattagtgAAATGACGGTACAATCACAATGTCATGCAGGCTTTAacgttgtgtttgtttttgtaattcaatttttttttaataaattttattttttttgttttaaattatttttttatgtttttaaattattttgatacgctagcatataaaataaaaaatattattttaatttattttttaataaaaaacattttaaaaattaaattttaccaCAATCTTAAACACACTTTGAATTGTAtgattataaaactcaaactaaTCAATTTAGGATTTGATTTGggttaagttttataattaataaaaggaaTAGCTAACTCGGTTAAAAacctaataatattaaaaaaaaagaagttttgacttttttaaaaatgaattaccCTAAACCAATactaatccattttttttaaaaaaatcacagagttgttaaatattatttagaaaagACCTTGAAAAGTCCCcatggattttcttttcattctaaattttaaaacaatgttgtcttagtttttctttttttaaaaaaaaaacttgaatgatTTCTCCTAACattaaatcaaagaaatattacataaaatttttaattcattgaaATTTGACCAATTCATGATTAAATTCAGATTTAACTATCTTGTTCAACAAGAAACAAGGATGTGAAGTGTTAAACTACATCTTTTCTGTATTCTTCCTCTAAATTTTACGttaccaagaaaaagaaattgacacTAAACACAAAAGATTCAACACAAGCATGCTATACCAAAGGAGGATGATTGAAGCATTTATTTAGGGTTAATGGGTTGATAAGGAGTCAAATAAGTATAAGTATTAAATCTAACTCGAAATCAACTCAATGCAACGCCTTGTTATCCCGAtttataaaattcttttaaattacaacaacattattaaaaaaaaatttaaaaaaaaaaacttaatttttatcatgtaGCGGGTTGATCTACTaagttaattagattaattttttgaacaCTTAACCTAGGCTATTATCGGATTTGTCGAGTCCCGGGTTGATCTAGTATTGGCATGTTTAATAACAGTGGAAAAGAGCCTTACATGATTGATGATTTTCTTATCCTTTTGTTGTCTCAcgttaataatatgataatgaTGACTTGAGGATATGAGTTTTCCTTGTCATTTTGTGATTACAGCCACAGCAGCACACATAGGAGAAGTGGAAGCATAAGAATCCCATAAAAGTGATCTTCTTTATTACGGAGAAAGCAACTTTATCAAAAGGGATTGCTCGGTACATCTCCCATGTTGAATTCAACAATTGAAGAAAGCTTCAAAAAGCAGAAATTCCACTCAGAACATCCATAGATTAAATCTTTCTTTACTTTCAGTCAGAGAaagctcaatatatatatatatatatatatatatatatatatatatatatatatatatatatatatatatatatatctttgtcTTTCTGGAAACCAGGTTCACACACCCTTTGTTGAAGATTGCATGATAAGGATTGGTACTGATAGAGAGTGGGGGGCTGGAAGATATTTCAGCTGTGTGGCCATctaacacttaaaaaaatgtGGATGGAGGAGTGGCAAAGACAGTGGCGGGTCCAATGTTAAATGCACCGTGTAATAATCAATCACCGCCACAAGAAATATCCACGCACAAAATTCGAAGGATTCCATGAATTACAATTCTGTGAAGGGACAGAAGTTTCAGAACTTCGTTTCTATTGCATCCATCAAATTAATTAGCAGCAGAGCTCCACCAGAATTGAAGGGCTGCCTAGAAATCCTGACATTTCCATGCTCAAGGTACTTTGAGATTTATGGGTAGAGTAGAATCTTGACTTGATCAGATTCTACATCTTAATTAAGAGTGGAAGTTCTGGCAAGGCATATGCATCGAAGGAGCTTGCGAACATAATGAAAGGGTTGAAAAGATAAGCTTGCCTAACCCTAAAGTGTGGGCTAAGCTCCACTATGTTTTAGGTCggttgaaaagaataaaaaatcttcttttGACAATTCTAGAAATCCAGGCCAAAAACGAAAGCCGCCAGAAAATGAGGATTtccaataaaaaaggaaaatggtaTGGGATCTAACACTAGAAATCTTACCGTTAATGTCCATATTCCTACCctaacataataaaacaaaaaccactTGAACTACTTTACTGCGTGTAGTTTCCATCATGCATGAATTAAGGTGGTGAATGTTAGGCCAAAGTCAACAGTTTGTGATAAGGACAATGCTGGTTAAGGTTGATTGAAACTCTTATCACTTCGTTGTCATATTGCTAACTTGAGCCCTCTTAAGAACTCTGAGACGCTACGGAAATTAGCTACCAAAAAAGTAGAAGATATTGCAGATTTGGCCTCAAAATGAAGCGTGGAGATAGCCTAGACTAGAGTATGAACACGCGGGAAATTCTATGGAAGGGGACATTAAAACTCCTTGCGTATTCTGCATAGCTAAACGTTTCTCCGTCTCTTGAGATTTCACCCTGATGGGTAATGATGCAAGGTAGATTTATTATTATGgagaaaaggtgaaaaaataaaaccaacgcACTGAAAGGAACCCCCTGCACTATCAAGGAACTTACCAGGGAGATCAAGTTCAGCcacaatcaacaaaataaagaaagctCGAATGAGCTATCTATCCCTTGCCGTGATGTTGCTGTGCAAGGGCTGCATCCCTATCCATTTCGTAATCAGTACAATTTAACCcataaaataattgatggatAGTTTTTCGAATATTGCCAAGTTGAAACCCTAGTTTGCTCACTAGCGAGTTCAAGAGGAAGCCTACGAAACAATGGAAGATACTCTGTCGTAAAAGCAGA is drawn from Populus nigra chromosome 5, ddPopNigr1.1, whole genome shotgun sequence and contains these coding sequences:
- the LOC133694572 gene encoding serine/threonine-protein kinase WNK1-like isoform X2 — protein: MAPEVYEEAYNELVDIYSFGMCILEMVTFEYPYSECTHPAQIYKKVISGKKPDALYKVKDPEVRQFVEKCLATVSLRLSAKELLNDPFLQIDGCGSDLRPSEPGIEVHGLGPMMRLPYLELHDNTNSYSNGYLNGYGYEAQNEWEYHPVEVEPSGIELFEHHDEHPANVDISIKGKWGDDGGIFLRIRIADKEGRIRNIYFPFDIETDTALSVATEMVAELDINDQDVTKIADMIDGEIAALVPEWKSGPGIEETPCFANQTVCHNCASTRTSNGSFMEFLSNNPCCSHGCASMHGRFGEITFQVDESEDHITERAPNIVSQPDYSHHQEIWGQQESRQLTPIGSGRSHSDEEYYNFDQPVPEKNAKEINMENGIPDGGKSFRHHTGSGSFSRLTSLYNDLADNNENEIQQDLRWLKAKYQMELRKLRDEQLGIAVKPSTSRNGEGITSNQVSSSSMSNSFQEDSNGDVSKSLPKQVSHNLHGHASKSCALSDTRRHRNHKLMTRSPRPEDMVTVNNSCTGPLLPHSLHRTTSLPVDAVDV
- the LOC133694572 gene encoding probable serine/threonine-protein kinase WNK9 isoform X1, whose protein sequence is MNGYSEFVEVDPTGRYGRYNEILGKGASKTVYRAFDEYEGIEVAWNQVKLYDFLQSPEDLERLYCEIHLLKTLKHKNIMKFYTSWVDTAKRNINFVTEMFTSGTLRQYRLKHRRVNIRAVKHWCRQILRGLLYLHSHDPPVIHRDLKCDNIFVNGNQGEVKIGDLGLAAILRKSHAAHCVGTPEFMAPEVYEEAYNELVDIYSFGMCILEMVTFEYPYSECTHPAQIYKKVISGKKPDALYKVKDPEVRQFVEKCLATVSLRLSAKELLNDPFLQIDGCGSDLRPSEPGIEVHGLGPMMRLPYLELHDNTNSYSNGYLNGYGYEAQNEWEYHPVEVEPSGIELFEHHDEHPANVDISIKGKWGDDGGIFLRIRIADKEGRIRNIYFPFDIETDTALSVATEMVAELDINDQDVTKIADMIDGEIAALVPEWKSGPGIEETPCFANQTVCHNCASTRTSNGSFMEFLSNNPCCSHGCASMHGRFGEITFQVDESEDHITERAPNIVSQPDYSHHQEIWGQQESRQLTPIGSGRSHSDEEYYNFDQPVPEKNAKEINMENGIPDGGKSFRHHTGSGSFSRLTSLYNDLADNNENEIQQDLRWLKAKYQMELRKLRDEQLGIAVKPSTSRNGEGITSNQVSSSSMSNSFQEDSNGDVSKSLPKQVSHNLHGHASKSCALSDTRRHRNHKLMTRSPRPEDMVTVNNSCTGPLLPHSLHRTTSLPVDAVDV